A genomic region of Mycobacterium senriense contains the following coding sequences:
- a CDS encoding thioesterase II family protein, protein MPLNDLITVPATFPSWIKLTAGRNNASSTGAAVVFPHAGAAAASYRVLAAALAAGGDTYIVQYPQRADRLGEPAHDSVHDLAASLFQAAPWPSVAPLKLFGHSMGAVVAFEFARVAETHGTAVQKLWVSAGPPPCVVADMPELPTSDDGLLADIADLGGTDPELLADEEFSELLTTAVRADYRAFNGYSPSPDVRLRADIHVLGGHDDHRIATGVLRQWERHTTGSFAMSLYDGGHFYVYDHVDAIAAQVNAG, encoded by the coding sequence ATGCCATTGAATGATCTGATCACCGTGCCTGCCACGTTCCCGTCCTGGATCAAATTGACCGCGGGCCGCAACAACGCGTCATCCACCGGTGCCGCCGTGGTCTTTCCGCACGCCGGCGCCGCCGCAGCGAGCTATCGAGTGCTGGCAGCGGCGCTGGCAGCCGGCGGCGACACGTACATCGTGCAGTACCCGCAGCGGGCGGACCGCCTCGGCGAACCCGCTCACGACAGCGTGCACGACCTGGCCGCCAGCCTCTTCCAGGCCGCGCCATGGCCCAGCGTCGCGCCGCTGAAGCTGTTCGGGCACAGCATGGGCGCCGTTGTCGCCTTCGAGTTCGCCCGCGTCGCCGAAACCCACGGCACGGCCGTGCAGAAACTATGGGTGTCGGCCGGTCCGCCGCCATGCGTCGTCGCCGACATGCCTGAACTGCCGACCAGCGACGACGGGCTGCTGGCCGATATCGCCGATTTGGGTGGGACCGACCCCGAACTGCTTGCCGACGAAGAGTTCTCCGAACTACTGACCACCGCGGTCCGCGCCGACTACCGGGCCTTCAACGGGTACAGCCCCAGCCCCGACGTCCGCCTCCGCGCCGACATTCACGTACTGGGCGGCCATGACGACCACCGCATCGCCACCGGCGTGCTGCGGCAGTGGGAAAGACACACCACCGGATCCTTCGCCATGTCGCTGTATGACGGCGGCCACTTCTACGTCTATGACCATGTCGATGCGATCGCCGCGCAGGTGAATGCCGGGTGA
- the mbtD gene encoding mycobactin polyketide synthase MbtD, translating into MLNHGLPDGRVPVLLSAHDPELIRQDAAAIAAYLGRIDDAPDPTATVASTLLRLRRVRRHRAVLRAADSAELLAGLSAIARGAEHELVSHSDKATPPRIAFVFPGQGNQWQAMGADAYRRLPAYREAADRCAEAFASNGFPSPLPYLVGDEERDWSRPEIQGAQFTHAVSLAEAWRFCGVLPDITIGHSLGEVAAAYVAEAISLPDAVALVVARATVVDRLTGRYAMAVLGTGLDVAEALLAETAGWLEVSAVNGPSSTVVAGDHEAVAAAVGLAQQRGIFGQQLSVDYPGHTSALRALRANLAELTPKSAFRDGPVRFIGSTLGTELTGTTDFSGYWYENLCGTVRFDLAVQHARACGADAFVEISAHPSLLYPLGDIVDGESTVIVGSGHRDRSITDSLSESIAALATADPGCRWADAVPMADGPTLRGFPNAPMRAVHLWAAPERATEAAPTPALTVAVEDWQPATAPITPSASPVDIGFFGAGPLTQRLVEVVAAQGRCRAVSPTEAEIVVVVAPELDQLDVTAAIEQIAGRPDAGLPDYPALIGPRCRAVWLLTAGAEQVDRNDANVSPAQAALAGMHRSVGFEFPDQAFGHLDLAHRDVDAATAQAVVEVLLGEAAEVALRGTESPRRHVRTFRACREPATPRPLDAAALDDVVITGGSGAIGLQYARYCLERGARNITLLSRNGVDPTTLRELVDRYDAEVHAPQCDITDRAALAAVAADYASGASLLIHTAGIARTRSRAELTGSDVAAVCAAKVRGLAMLADVWPLRPDCRILACSSVFGAWGGYTHAAYAASNRMLDVLAAQLRATGRDCTAIRWGLWQGAGVVVGNEITRTERSGLVAMEPEQAIEASLYRYENDPLIFDADFERLQVFFESQGMPMPFTVSRTGEDHDREAAGEKPLAEIVRAELAATLHLSDSLSIDPARPLIDLGVDSLLALDLRKRLRRTVGNSVPVSRMLGGITVTELIEALRADSGGPAVPPSFERAGAANGAHHSMLAMLERLDS; encoded by the coding sequence ATGCTGAACCATGGACTGCCGGACGGGCGCGTCCCGGTGCTGCTCAGCGCCCACGACCCCGAGCTGATCCGCCAAGATGCCGCGGCGATCGCCGCCTACCTGGGCCGCATCGATGACGCGCCGGACCCGACCGCGACGGTCGCCTCCACCCTGCTGCGGTTGCGGCGGGTGCGGCGTCACCGCGCAGTGCTGCGAGCCGCCGACAGCGCCGAACTGCTCGCGGGGCTGTCCGCGATCGCTCGCGGCGCCGAACACGAGCTGGTCTCGCACTCCGACAAGGCGACGCCGCCGCGCATCGCGTTCGTGTTCCCGGGCCAGGGCAATCAATGGCAGGCGATGGGAGCCGACGCCTACCGGCGACTTCCGGCCTACCGTGAAGCGGCCGACCGATGCGCGGAAGCGTTCGCATCCAATGGATTTCCCTCTCCGCTGCCGTATCTGGTGGGCGACGAGGAGCGCGACTGGTCGCGCCCCGAGATCCAGGGCGCGCAGTTCACCCACGCGGTGAGCCTGGCCGAAGCGTGGCGATTCTGTGGGGTGCTGCCCGACATCACCATCGGGCACAGCCTCGGTGAGGTGGCGGCGGCCTATGTGGCGGAAGCGATCTCGCTGCCGGACGCGGTCGCTCTGGTGGTGGCCCGCGCGACTGTCGTCGACCGGCTGACCGGCCGCTACGCGATGGCGGTGCTCGGCACCGGCCTCGACGTCGCGGAGGCTCTGCTGGCCGAGACAGCGGGCTGGCTGGAAGTTTCGGCGGTCAACGGGCCGTCGTCGACCGTGGTCGCCGGCGACCACGAGGCCGTGGCCGCCGCGGTGGGGCTGGCTCAACAGCGGGGGATCTTCGGCCAGCAACTGTCCGTCGACTATCCCGGCCACACCAGTGCGCTACGAGCGTTGCGGGCGAACCTGGCCGAGCTGACCCCGAAGTCGGCGTTCCGGGACGGCCCGGTGCGGTTCATCGGCTCCACGCTGGGCACCGAATTAACCGGCACCACCGACTTCTCCGGCTACTGGTATGAAAACCTCTGTGGCACGGTCCGGTTCGACCTCGCCGTGCAGCATGCCCGTGCCTGCGGGGCCGACGCGTTCGTGGAGATCTCCGCGCACCCGTCGCTGCTGTACCCGCTGGGTGACATCGTCGACGGCGAGTCGACCGTCATCGTCGGCTCGGGGCATCGCGACCGATCGATCACCGATTCGCTGTCCGAGAGCATCGCCGCGCTCGCGACCGCTGACCCCGGCTGCAGGTGGGCCGACGCGGTCCCGATGGCCGACGGGCCAACGCTGCGGGGATTTCCGAACGCGCCGATGCGGGCGGTGCACCTATGGGCGGCGCCCGAACGAGCGACCGAGGCGGCGCCGACGCCTGCGCTCACCGTGGCCGTCGAGGACTGGCAGCCGGCGACGGCGCCGATCACACCGAGCGCAAGCCCCGTTGACATCGGCTTCTTCGGTGCGGGCCCGCTGACGCAGCGCCTCGTCGAGGTCGTTGCGGCACAGGGCCGCTGCCGAGCAGTGTCACCGACTGAGGCGGAAATCGTCGTGGTGGTCGCCCCGGAACTCGACCAGCTCGACGTCACCGCCGCGATCGAGCAGATCGCCGGCCGGCCCGATGCGGGCCTACCCGATTACCCCGCGCTCATCGGCCCACGATGCCGCGCCGTCTGGTTGCTGACCGCCGGTGCCGAACAGGTCGACCGCAATGACGCCAACGTCTCTCCGGCACAGGCGGCGCTGGCGGGCATGCATCGCAGCGTCGGCTTCGAATTCCCGGACCAGGCATTCGGGCATCTGGACCTCGCGCACCGCGACGTCGATGCCGCCACCGCACAAGCCGTCGTCGAGGTGCTGCTCGGCGAGGCGGCGGAGGTCGCGTTGCGGGGCACCGAATCGCCTCGACGCCACGTCCGGACGTTCCGCGCGTGCCGCGAACCGGCGACCCCGCGGCCCCTCGACGCCGCCGCCCTGGACGACGTGGTGATCACCGGAGGCAGCGGAGCCATCGGACTGCAGTACGCCCGGTATTGCCTGGAACGCGGCGCCCGGAACATCACCCTGTTGAGCCGCAACGGCGTTGACCCGACCACGCTGCGTGAACTCGTCGACCGGTACGACGCGGAAGTGCATGCTCCGCAATGCGATATCACCGATCGGGCCGCACTGGCCGCCGTGGCCGCCGACTACGCGTCGGGCGCGTCCTTGCTGATCCACACCGCTGGGATCGCGCGGACACGTTCGCGTGCCGAGCTCACCGGGTCCGATGTGGCGGCGGTCTGCGCGGCCAAGGTCCGCGGACTGGCGATGCTGGCCGACGTGTGGCCGCTGCGGCCGGACTGCCGGATCCTGGCCTGTTCCTCGGTATTCGGCGCCTGGGGCGGCTATACCCACGCGGCGTACGCGGCGTCCAACCGGATGCTCGACGTGTTGGCCGCCCAGTTGCGCGCCACGGGCCGCGACTGCACGGCGATCCGCTGGGGCCTGTGGCAAGGCGCCGGGGTAGTGGTCGGCAACGAGATCACCCGCACCGAGCGCTCCGGTCTGGTGGCGATGGAGCCGGAACAGGCCATCGAAGCCAGCCTGTATCGCTACGAGAACGATCCACTGATTTTCGACGCGGACTTCGAGCGGCTGCAAGTCTTCTTCGAAAGCCAGGGAATGCCAATGCCGTTCACCGTCTCACGCACCGGCGAGGACCACGACCGCGAGGCTGCGGGAGAGAAGCCCCTCGCCGAGATCGTGCGGGCCGAATTGGCCGCGACATTGCACCTAAGTGATTCGCTGTCAATCGACCCGGCCAGGCCGCTCATCGACCTGGGTGTGGACTCGTTACTCGCACTCGATTTACGTAAGCGGCTGCGCCGCACGGTAGGCAACTCGGTTCCGGTGTCCCGCATGCTCGGCGGCATCACGGTGACTGAGCTGATCGAGGCGCTGCGTGCCGACTCTGGTGGACCCGCGGTGCCGCCGTCGTTCGAGCGCGCCGGAGCCGCCAACGGTGCGCACCACTCAATGCTCGCGATGCTAGAAAGGTTGGACTCCTAG
- a CDS encoding polyketide synthase, protein MSEDRFDAERADPVVIVGMGVEAPGGIETADGYWDLLAHGREALGPFPTDRGWAVRELLTGSRRSGFKEIHDRGGFLTGATTFDPEFFGISPREAVVMDPQQRVALRVAWRACENSGINPDDLTGHDVGCFVGASATGYGPQMAKFSDHSGHLLAGTALSVISGRIAYTLGLTGPALTLDSSCASALVAFHVAVRSLQNDDCDLAIAGGVNVLGSPGFFVEFSKQHALSDDGYCRPYSAQASGTVWAEGAAMFVLQRKSGALRAGRQIVAEVRATAMNQDGRSAGLSAPSGAAQVRLFQRAISQAGIKPDEVGMIEGHGTGTRLGDRTELRSLAQTYGDTEPGAGALLGSVKSNVGHSLAAAGALGLAKVLVSAEHGAVPATLHAGDASPEIDWENQGLRLAQTLSPWPAIDGQRIAAASAFGIAGTNAHLIVSVPEVA, encoded by the coding sequence ATGTCTGAGGACCGGTTCGACGCCGAACGCGCCGACCCGGTGGTGATCGTGGGCATGGGCGTGGAAGCGCCCGGCGGCATCGAAACCGCCGACGGCTACTGGGATCTGCTGGCACACGGCCGTGAGGCACTGGGCCCGTTTCCCACCGACCGCGGTTGGGCGGTGCGCGAGCTGCTCACCGGCTCGCGCCGCAGCGGTTTCAAAGAGATCCACGATCGCGGCGGTTTCCTCACCGGGGCAACCACATTCGATCCCGAGTTCTTCGGCATCTCGCCCCGCGAGGCCGTCGTGATGGATCCGCAGCAGCGGGTCGCGCTTCGGGTGGCCTGGCGCGCATGTGAAAACAGCGGCATCAATCCCGACGACCTGACCGGGCACGACGTGGGCTGTTTCGTCGGCGCCTCGGCCACGGGATACGGGCCCCAGATGGCCAAGTTCTCCGATCACAGCGGTCATCTGCTGGCCGGCACCGCGCTCAGTGTGATCTCGGGCCGCATCGCCTACACCCTGGGATTGACCGGGCCGGCGCTGACCCTGGATTCGTCGTGCGCCTCGGCCCTGGTGGCCTTCCATGTAGCGGTGCGCTCCCTGCAGAACGACGACTGCGATCTGGCCATCGCGGGCGGCGTCAACGTGCTGGGATCGCCGGGCTTCTTCGTCGAGTTCTCCAAACAGCACGCGCTCTCCGACGACGGATACTGCCGTCCCTACAGCGCGCAGGCCAGCGGAACCGTGTGGGCCGAGGGAGCGGCGATGTTTGTGCTGCAACGGAAGTCGGGGGCGCTGCGTGCCGGCCGGCAGATCGTGGCCGAGGTGCGGGCCACCGCCATGAATCAGGATGGCCGCAGCGCCGGTCTGAGCGCGCCCAGCGGCGCCGCCCAGGTGCGGCTGTTCCAGCGGGCCATCAGCCAGGCCGGGATCAAGCCCGACGAGGTGGGAATGATCGAGGGGCACGGCACGGGCACCCGGCTCGGCGATCGGACCGAGTTGCGCTCGCTGGCCCAGACATACGGCGATACCGAACCCGGCGCCGGCGCGCTACTGGGTTCGGTGAAATCCAACGTGGGTCACTCGCTGGCCGCCGCCGGCGCGCTGGGGCTGGCCAAGGTGCTGGTCTCCGCCGAACACGGTGCCGTGCCGGCCACGCTGCACGCCGGTGATGCCAGCCCCGAAATCGACTGGGAGAACCAGGGTTTGCGGTTGGCGCAGACTCTGTCACCGTGGCCGGCCATTGACGGGCAGCGCATCGCCGCGGCCTCCGCGTTCGGGATCGCCGGCACCAATGCCCATCTGATCGTCTCCGTCCCCGAGGTCGCATGA
- a CDS encoding non-ribosomal peptide synthetase encodes MVHASARSEDIRAEVAELLGVDVDAVQPGSNLIGQGLDSIRIMTLAGRWRRQGIDIDFATLAENPTVEAWAGLVPAGGQDADRQTMPAGSLGDAAQSGEDEPFSLAPMQHAMWVGRQDNQQLGGVAGHLYVEFDGGPIDAERLRAAATALARRHPMLRARFLPDGTQRITPADEAGDFPVTIEDLRSLSADEVEQRLAAIRVVKSHQQLDDAVFELAMTLLPAERSRLHVDLDMQAADAMSYRTLMADLAAIYGGRDLPELRYTYRQYRQAIEAEDAQPNAARDADQAWWAQRLPELPDPPALPSTGGRGSNHSTRRWHWLDPQTRDALFARAQARGITPAMALAAGFANTLARWSTASRFLLNVPLFGRQALHPDVDSLVGDFTSSLLLDIDLAGAHTATARAQVAQDAMRTAAAHSAYPGLSVLRDLSRHRGTQVLAPVVFTSALGLGDLFSRDVTDQFGTPGWIISQGPQVLLDAQVTEFNGGVLVNWDVREGMFPPGVIDAMFGYHIDELLQLAYGDDSWDAPGLAALPEAQRAVREAANARTTEPSGEALHDGFFRQAERRPDAPAVLASSGELSYAQLRDQALTVAAALRTAGITAGDTVAVMGPKTAEQIPALLGILSVGAVYLPIGVDQPRDRAERILDTGRVSLALVCGGQRLSLPVPELVVAEVLRDVRAGDETASARVDPAELAYVLFTSGSTGEPKGVEVTHDAAMNTVEFIGRHFEIGPADRCLALSTLEGDISVMDVFVTLRTGGTIVVVDEAQRRDPDAWARLIDAHKVTVLHFMPGWLEMLIEVGRGRLSSVRVIPTGGDWVRPEVVRRLQAEAPNLRFAGLGGATETPVHNTIFEVTQSIPEDWTALPFGIPLPNNACRVVDDSGADCPDWVAGEYWVSGRGIARGYRGRLDLTAERFVEHDHRIWYRTGDLVRYWPDGTLEFVGRADHRVKISGYRVELGEIETALRRVPGVRTAVAALIAVSGESDVLAAQVCTDDTTLTAERIRQRLSDLVPAHMIPRHITVVERVGFTDAGKLDRRVAARELETAVSQAQRPGHRSPSSPVESALAKIVGDLLGRDNVGADDDFFALGGDSVLATQAVARIRAWLDAPDIMVADIFANRTVAALAAVLSAAENDPDRLDQVAELYLEVIGMDAESVLAGAQRTAKS; translated from the coding sequence GTGGTGCACGCCTCGGCACGCTCGGAGGACATCCGGGCGGAGGTGGCCGAATTGCTCGGCGTCGATGTCGATGCAGTTCAGCCGGGTAGCAACCTCATCGGCCAGGGCCTGGACTCCATCCGGATCATGACGTTGGCCGGCCGTTGGCGCCGCCAGGGCATCGACATCGACTTCGCGACGCTCGCCGAAAATCCGACGGTTGAGGCCTGGGCCGGGTTGGTCCCCGCCGGCGGGCAGGACGCCGACCGGCAAACCATGCCCGCCGGGTCGCTCGGCGACGCCGCGCAGTCCGGCGAGGACGAGCCGTTTTCGCTGGCCCCGATGCAGCACGCCATGTGGGTCGGTCGCCAAGACAACCAGCAGCTGGGCGGGGTTGCCGGGCACCTTTACGTGGAGTTCGACGGTGGCCCGATCGATGCCGAACGGCTGCGCGCGGCGGCCACCGCGTTGGCGCGGCGCCACCCGATGCTCCGGGCTCGGTTCCTGCCCGACGGCACGCAGCGCATCACCCCGGCCGACGAGGCCGGCGACTTCCCGGTCACCATCGAGGACCTCCGCTCGCTGAGCGCTGATGAGGTCGAGCAGCGGCTCGCCGCGATCCGCGTTGTCAAATCGCACCAGCAGCTGGACGATGCGGTATTTGAACTGGCCATGACGCTGCTACCGGCCGAGCGGTCGCGGCTACACGTCGATCTGGACATGCAGGCCGCCGACGCGATGAGCTATCGCACCCTGATGGCCGACCTCGCGGCCATCTACGGCGGCCGCGACCTCCCGGAGCTGCGCTACACCTACCGGCAGTACCGCCAAGCCATCGAGGCCGAAGACGCACAGCCGAACGCCGCGCGCGATGCGGACCAGGCGTGGTGGGCGCAGCGCCTCCCGGAGCTGCCGGACCCGCCGGCGTTGCCGTCGACCGGTGGCCGGGGCTCGAACCACAGCACCCGGCGCTGGCACTGGCTGGATCCGCAAACCCGCGATGCGCTGTTTGCCCGCGCCCAGGCGCGCGGCATCACCCCGGCCATGGCGCTGGCCGCGGGATTCGCCAACACCCTGGCGCGCTGGTCGACCGCCTCGCGCTTTCTGCTGAACGTCCCGCTGTTCGGGCGTCAGGCCCTGCACCCCGACGTCGACTCGTTGGTCGGCGACTTCACCTCCTCGCTGCTGCTCGACATCGATCTCGCCGGCGCGCACACCGCGACCGCGCGGGCACAGGTGGCGCAGGACGCGATGCGCACGGCCGCCGCCCATTCCGCCTATCCCGGGCTGTCGGTGCTGCGCGACCTCAGCCGTCATCGCGGGACCCAGGTGCTCGCGCCGGTGGTCTTCACCAGCGCGCTGGGCCTCGGCGACCTGTTCAGCCGCGACGTGACCGACCAATTCGGCACCCCGGGATGGATCATCTCCCAAGGACCGCAGGTACTGCTCGACGCGCAGGTCACCGAGTTCAACGGCGGTGTCCTGGTGAATTGGGATGTGCGCGAAGGCATGTTCCCACCCGGGGTCATCGACGCCATGTTCGGCTACCACATCGACGAGCTGCTCCAGTTGGCCTACGGCGACGATTCCTGGGACGCGCCCGGCCTCGCGGCGCTGCCGGAAGCACAGCGAGCGGTGCGCGAGGCCGCCAACGCTCGCACCACCGAACCCAGCGGAGAAGCCTTGCACGACGGGTTCTTTCGGCAAGCCGAGCGGCGGCCCGACGCCCCCGCGGTGCTCGCGAGTTCGGGTGAGCTCAGCTACGCGCAACTGCGCGACCAGGCGCTGACCGTGGCCGCGGCGCTGCGCACCGCCGGCATCACGGCCGGCGACACCGTTGCGGTGATGGGCCCGAAGACCGCCGAGCAGATTCCGGCGTTGCTGGGCATCCTGTCCGTCGGCGCCGTGTATCTGCCGATCGGCGTCGACCAGCCGCGGGATCGCGCCGAGCGCATCCTGGACACCGGTCGGGTGAGCCTGGCCCTGGTGTGCGGGGGACAACGGCTCTCGTTGCCGGTGCCCGAACTTGTCGTCGCCGAGGTGCTTCGCGACGTCCGCGCAGGCGACGAGACCGCCTCAGCGAGAGTCGATCCCGCCGAGCTGGCCTACGTGTTGTTCACCTCGGGATCCACCGGCGAGCCCAAAGGCGTCGAGGTCACCCACGACGCGGCCATGAACACGGTGGAATTCATCGGCCGCCACTTTGAGATCGGCCCCGCGGATCGATGCCTGGCCCTGTCGACCCTGGAGGGCGACATCTCGGTGATGGACGTGTTTGTCACCTTACGCACCGGCGGGACCATCGTGGTGGTGGACGAGGCGCAGCGGCGTGATCCCGACGCCTGGGCCAGGCTCATCGACGCTCACAAAGTCACGGTGCTCCACTTCATGCCCGGCTGGCTGGAGATGTTGATCGAAGTCGGCCGCGGCCGGCTGTCTTCGGTGCGGGTGATCCCCACCGGAGGCGACTGGGTGCGGCCCGAGGTGGTACGGCGCCTCCAAGCCGAGGCGCCCAACCTGCGCTTCGCGGGACTCGGCGGTGCCACCGAAACCCCGGTGCACAACACCATTTTCGAGGTCACCCAGTCGATACCGGAGGACTGGACGGCCCTGCCGTTCGGCATCCCGCTGCCCAACAACGCGTGCCGCGTCGTCGACGACTCCGGTGCCGACTGCCCCGACTGGGTCGCCGGGGAATATTGGGTGTCCGGGCGCGGCATCGCGCGCGGCTACCGCGGCCGTCTCGATCTCACCGCCGAACGCTTCGTCGAGCATGACCACCGAATCTGGTACCGCACCGGCGATTTGGTGCGCTACTGGCCGGACGGCACCCTCGAATTCGTCGGCCGTGCCGACCACCGGGTCAAGATCAGCGGGTATCGCGTCGAGCTGGGCGAGATCGAGACCGCGTTGCGGCGCGTGCCCGGGGTGCGGACGGCGGTCGCCGCGTTGATCGCCGTGTCCGGGGAATCCGACGTGCTGGCCGCGCAGGTGTGCACCGATGACACGACTTTGACCGCCGAGCGGATTCGGCAGCGTCTCAGCGACCTGGTCCCCGCACACATGATCCCGCGCCACATCACGGTGGTGGAGCGGGTCGGATTCACCGATGCCGGAAAGCTCGACCGCCGGGTCGCCGCACGCGAATTGGAAACCGCTGTCTCGCAGGCACAGCGGCCCGGTCACCGCTCACCATCGTCGCCGGTGGAATCCGCACTGGCAAAGATCGTCGGCGACCTGCTCGGCCGGGACAACGTCGGTGCCGACGACGACTTCTTCGCGCTCGGCGGCGATTCGGTGCTCGCCACCCAGGCGGTGGCGAGGATTCGGGCCTGGCTGGACGCGCCGGACATCATGGTCGCCGACATCTTCGCCAACCGAACCGTGGCGGCGCTGGCCGCGGTGCTCAGCGCCGCCGAGAACGACCCCGACCGGCTCGACCAGGTCGCCGAGCTGTACCTGGAAGTGATCGGCATGGACGCCGAATCGGTTCTGGCCGGCGCCCAGCGAACCGCGAAATCGTAG